A portion of the Periophthalmus magnuspinnatus isolate fPerMag1 chromosome 2, fPerMag1.2.pri, whole genome shotgun sequence genome contains these proteins:
- the LOC117384566 gene encoding uncharacterized protein LOC117384566: MWQMIRSVPTQDKMKFSHRWTFKLFVTAVLCLALNADSQTCDTEIKIRRNAVYETTLGEQLRIVCPVQFCDGSIPTIKWFKLEDDSVEVNLRDDIEIEWTGNNNEGKSFLIFKSVQNSDVGLYQCRSGNVVSHTVNVTLKGQTCDIEIKIRRNTVYETTVGERLRIVCPVQFCDGSIPTIRWFKLEEAPVELNWRDNIQTEWTGNNNEGISFLIFKSVQNSDVGLYRCQLGNTMSQIINVTLKDDSVNATFQNQNSTSTDDDDRGHLWLYLYTAAGIGGIVVIVTVISILLIRCTGKIELWQMIRSVPTQDKMKFSHRWTFKLFVTAVLCLALNADSQTCENEIKIRRNTVYETTLGERLRIVCPVQFCDGSIRTIRWFKLEEDSVEVNLRDDIEADWTENNNEGKSFLIFKSVQNSDVGLYQCRSGNVVSHTVNVKLKGDSVNATFQNQNNTSTDDDDDDRGQLWLYLYTAAGIGGIVVIVTIISTLLIQCNGKTKNKTQSENQYMDIPMLEQPTHHSSHHTLPRSSPREPPPHRTSRKTQPPSAPPQMVNVYGQMEGHTPGEEGRSVVYAALNHQHLATATSRPRMVVEERSEYAAIRVS, encoded by the exons ATGTGGCAGATGATCAGATCTGTACCAACACAAGACAAGATGAAGTTTAGCCATCGCTGGACCTTCAAGCTGTTTGTGACGGCAGTGCTGTGTCTCGCTTTGAACGCTGACA GTCAAACATGTGACACTGAAATTAAAATCCGCCGCAACGCAGTCTATGAGACAACACTTGGAGAGCAACTGAGGATTGTCTGCCCTGTACAGTTTTGTGATGGATCCATTCCAACAATCAAATGGTTTAAACTGGAAGACGACTCTGTAGAAGTGAACTTGAGAGACGATATTGAAATAGAGTGGACAGGAAACAATAATGAAGgaaaatcatttttaatattcaAAAGTGTCCAAAACAGCGATGTAGGACTTTATCAATGCCGATCTGGAAATGTTGTGAGTCATACAGTCAACGTTACACTGAAAG GTCAAACATGTGATATTGAAATTAAAATCCGCCGCAACACAGTCTATGAGACAACAGTTGGAGAGCGACTGAGGATTGTCTGCCCTGTACAGTTTTGTGATGGATCCATTCCGACAATCAGATGGTTTAAACTGGAAGAAGCCCCTGTAGAACTGAACTGGAGAGACAATATTCAAACAGAGTGGACAGgaaataataatgaaggaatATCGTTCTTAATATTCAAGAGTGTCCAAAACAGCGATGTAGGACTTTATCGCTGTCAACTTGGAAATACTATGAGTCAGATAATCAACGTTACACTGAAAG ATGACAGTGTGAATGCCACTTTTCAGAATCAAA ATAGCACATCCACTGATGATGATGACAGAGGACATTTGTGGCTTTACTTGTACACGGCTGCAGGGATTGGAGGAATTGTTGTCATTGTAACAGTCATATCTATTTTATTAATAAGATGCACTGGTAAGATAGAAT TGTGGCAGATGATCAGATCTGTACCAACACAAGACAAGATGAAGTTTAGCCATCGCTGGACCTTCAAGCTGTTTGTGACGGCAGTGCTGTGTCTCGCTTTGAACGCTGACA gtcaaacatgtgaaaatgaaattaaaatccGCCGCAACACAGTCTATGAGACAACACTTGGAGAGCGACTGAGGATTGTCTGCCCTGTACAGTTTTGTGATGGATCCATTCGGACAATCAGATGGTTTAAACTGGAAGAAGACTCTGTAGAAGTGAACTTGAGAGACGATATTGAAGCAGATTGGACAGAAAACAATAATGAAGGAAAATCGTTTTTAATATTCAAAAGTGTCCAAAACAGCGATGTAGGACTTTATCAATGCCGATCTGGAAATGTTGTGAGTCATACAGTCAATGTTAAACTGAAAG GTGACAGTGTGAATGCCACTTTTCAGAATCAAA ATAACACATccactgatgatgatgatgacgacaGAGGGCAATTGTGGCTTTACTTGTACACGGCTGCAGGGATTGGAGGAATTGTTGTGATTGTAACAATCATATCTACTTTATTAATACAATGCAATG GTAAAACAAAGAACAAGACTCAAAGTGAAAACCAG TATATGGACATTCCCATGTTGGAACAGCCTACGCATCACTCCAGCCATCACACGCTGCCCAGATCAAGTCCCCGTGAGCCTCCACCTCACCGAACCAGCAGGAAAACGcagcccccctctgctcctcctcagatGGTCAATGTATATGGACAAATGGAGGGACATACACCCGGGGAGGAGGGTAGATCTGTCGTCTATGCTGCTTTGAATCACCAGCATCTGGCAACTGCTACTTCTCGGCCCAGGATGGTAGTGGAGGAGAGGTCCGAGTACGCTGCCATCAGGGTCTCCTAA